The region ATCAATGTTGAATAGCCTAAGCAAGGTTTCTCCTGCAAAGAAAAATAGGATAAACATTACAAATGAAACGATGCATGCTTTCCCTGCTTCAATTTGCCTTTGATTGTTCTTTAAGCTCAAAAAAACGGGTATAGCGCCCAGTATATCTATTATTGCAAATAGAATGATGAATGCGCTGGCAATTTCGGTGATATTTAGATTGCTCATTTTATGGTGCTTGTCAAATTTTTATCAGTTTATCGTGAATGGTTTTTCCAATTTGTGCAAGTTGCGTTATAACTGTAATTCCTGCATCCGTAAATGCAGCATCCTTCGACTCAACCGTTCCCGTGTTTCCCATGATGATTGCGCCAGCATGTCCCATTCTTTTTCCCTGTGGCGCCGATCGGCCCGCAATAAAGGCAAATACTGGTTTTTTTATATTTTTCTTGATGTATGCAGCAGCGCGTTCCTCCATGTCTCCTCCAATTTCACCAATTAACACTATCGCATCGGTTTCGGAATTGGCCTCAAATTGGTTGAGCCAGTACATGTAGTCGGTTCCAACTATAGGATCGCCACCAATTCCTAGTGCAGTAGAGATTCCTAGTCCGCTTCGTACAACTTGGTCGGCTGCTTCGTAAAGTAAAGTTCCGCTCCGCGAAATCATTCCAATTTTTCCTTTTTTGAATATATGTCCAGGCATGATACCGGCTTTGGCAAGGCCAGGAACTATTATGCCTGGGCAGTTGGGGCCTATTAAAGTCACCTTATAGGTGTCGACAATGCGTTTCACTTTAATCATGTCGTGAACAGGGATTCCCTCTGTTATGCAGATAATGGTCTTTATTCCGGCGAACACCGATTCAAGAATTGCATCGCAGGCATAAATAGATGGAACAAATATCAAACTGACGTTTGCCCCGTTAATCTCAACACTTTCGGCTATGGTGTTGTAAACTGGGATGTGTTTAAACTTGGTTCCGCCTTTTCCGGGCGATACTCCCGCAACGATATTGGTTCCATAGTCTAAACATAGTTCTGCATGAAGGCTCCCTTCTTTTCCGGTGATACCTTGCACTACTATTCGGCTCGTATCCGTTAATCCTACTGACATTTCCCTTGATGTTAATGTGAAACCATTCTGTTGATGATATCCTTTGCTTGCTCTACTGTGTATGCAGGATGGAAGTTCCCCTTTGCATTATTAAGTAT is a window of Tenuifilaceae bacterium CYCD DNA encoding:
- the sucD_1 gene encoding succinate--CoA ligase [ADP-forming] subunit alpha is translated as MSVGLTDTSRIVVQGITGKEGSLHAELCLDYGTNIVAGVSPGKGGTKFKHIPVYNTIAESVEINGANVSLIFVPSIYACDAILESVFAGIKTIICITEGIPVHDMIKVKRIVDTYKVTLIGPNCPGIIVPGLAKAGIMPGHIFKKGKIGMISRSGTLLYEAADQVVRSGLGISTALGIGGDPIVGTDYMYWLNQFEANSETDAIVLIGEIGGDMEERAAAYIKKNIKKPVFAFIAGRSAPQGKRMGHAGAIIMGNTGTVESKDAAFTDAGITVITQLAQIGKTIHDKLIKI